A region from the Leptospira venezuelensis genome encodes:
- a CDS encoding response regulator, with product METETSQNAILCVDDEAIILITLQKELKKQLGNLFQYETALNAEEAMEVIDDLVSSGVNVILILSDWLMPGIKGDEFLILVHRKYPKIRSILITGHVDAAAVDRVKKEAGTYTVIPKPWDVNKLMEAVRVCCNLN from the coding sequence TTGGAAACTGAAACATCACAAAATGCGATCCTATGCGTGGATGACGAGGCGATCATCTTAATTACCTTACAAAAGGAATTAAAGAAACAGCTTGGAAATTTATTCCAATATGAAACTGCCTTAAACGCGGAAGAAGCCATGGAAGTTATCGATGATCTAGTTAGCTCGGGAGTGAACGTGATCCTAATCCTTTCCGATTGGTTGATGCCAGGGATTAAGGGAGATGAGTTTTTAATTTTAGTTCACCGAAAGTATCCAAAGATCCGATCCATTTTGATAACTGGGCATGTGGACGCGGCAGCTGTGGACAGGGTCAAAAAAGAAGCGGGTACTTATACGGTGATCCCGAAACCTTGGGACGTGAATAAACTAATGGAAGCCGTTCGAGTTTGCTGTAATTTAAATTAG
- a CDS encoding acyl-CoA dehydrogenase family protein: MLQNNYFNDVSDLRLHFDHIINWKEIVDSYEGGFTDAAKYKAGDERFATAPSSHDEALEYYKTLLDSVGEFAGKEIAPYVAELDKVGVKFEKGKVTFPEKLLEIVRKARDAGLQPTGFSRKYGGLGIPWTVRAFFSEILYRVDASVCISIGCVNLAEIVEKNGSEELKNEWLPRLAAGEFACAMGLTEPDHGSDLPGLRTKATHKEGNTYLLNGTKRFITQGCGTGEIPAILLLLARTGNPGSGARGLSFFLVQSKDVQVAGIEKKMGLHCSPTCEIVLENTPGILIGEEGHGLIKHTMGMLNGARMGISQQGVGIAQAALAETKKYTSERIQFGKPIGTIPAVRKILRRMERETMAMRCLMLEGARAMDLYYFRGDHLKEKGATERDLKSDVVLKYWEKLAGILTPISKFYCSESCVKIAGDAVQLHGGAGFTEDYDVSRIYRDSRITTIYDGTSQIQVNASIGGIVTGMSGHGFLREYIDNEWTHFPTEETKVLSEVWDGFQEAVVMYKDLATSEEREEAADEIVWASARLLSGLLFYRSTLRVPEELRADRLSYVDEYNLDSLGYMEGLKAKLKVKVSARQAV, translated from the coding sequence ATGCTGCAAAACAATTACTTTAACGATGTATCCGACTTGAGGTTACATTTTGATCATATTATCAATTGGAAGGAAATTGTAGATTCCTATGAAGGCGGATTTACTGATGCCGCGAAATACAAAGCTGGTGATGAAAGATTTGCTACCGCTCCTTCTTCTCATGATGAAGCATTAGAATATTATAAAACGTTGCTGGATTCTGTCGGTGAATTTGCAGGTAAGGAAATTGCTCCTTACGTTGCAGAATTAGATAAAGTCGGAGTCAAATTCGAGAAAGGCAAGGTTACATTTCCGGAAAAACTATTAGAGATTGTCAGAAAAGCAAGAGATGCAGGATTGCAACCAACTGGTTTTTCTAGAAAATATGGCGGGTTGGGTATTCCTTGGACTGTTCGTGCATTCTTTAGCGAAATTTTATATAGAGTGGATGCATCTGTGTGTATTTCTATAGGTTGTGTGAACCTAGCGGAGATTGTAGAAAAGAACGGAAGTGAAGAATTAAAAAACGAATGGTTGCCTCGTTTGGCTGCGGGAGAATTTGCCTGTGCAATGGGACTGACCGAACCTGATCATGGTTCCGATCTACCGGGACTTCGTACTAAAGCCACTCATAAAGAAGGAAATACATATTTATTAAATGGCACTAAACGATTTATTACACAAGGTTGTGGCACTGGAGAAATTCCTGCGATCCTTCTACTATTAGCTAGAACTGGAAATCCAGGAAGTGGAGCAAGAGGACTTTCATTCTTCTTAGTTCAATCTAAAGATGTCCAAGTTGCTGGAATTGAAAAGAAGATGGGACTCCATTGTTCTCCAACTTGCGAGATCGTTTTAGAAAATACTCCCGGTATTTTAATCGGAGAAGAAGGACACGGACTCATCAAACATACAATGGGTATGCTGAACGGTGCCCGCATGGGAATTTCTCAACAAGGAGTTGGGATTGCACAAGCCGCGTTAGCCGAAACTAAAAAGTATACTTCTGAAAGAATACAATTTGGAAAGCCTATCGGGACCATCCCTGCAGTGCGAAAAATCCTTCGTAGAATGGAAAGAGAAACAATGGCGATGCGTTGCCTAATGTTAGAAGGCGCCCGTGCAATGGATCTTTATTATTTCAGAGGAGATCATCTGAAAGAGAAGGGCGCAACAGAAAGAGATCTTAAATCGGATGTAGTCCTGAAATATTGGGAAAAGTTAGCCGGAATACTCACGCCAATTTCCAAATTTTATTGCTCTGAGTCTTGTGTAAAAATCGCAGGTGATGCCGTTCAGCTTCATGGAGGAGCTGGCTTCACGGAAGATTATGATGTTTCCAGAATTTATAGAGACTCTAGGATCACAACTATCTATGACGGAACTTCTCAAATTCAAGTGAATGCAAGTATCGGCGGCATTGTAACCGGTATGAGCGGTCATGGTTTCTTAAGAGAATATATAGATAACGAATGGACTCACTTCCCGACTGAAGAGACCAAAGTTCTTTCTGAAGTTTGGGACGGTTTTCAAGAAGCCGTCGTGATGTATAAGGATCTTGCGACTTCCGAGGAAAGGGAAGAAGCTGCGGACGAGATAGTATGGGCTAGTGCCAGACTGCTTTCCGGTTTATTATTCTATCGCTCCACACTTCGCGTTCCTGAAGAGCTTCGGGCAGATCGACTTTCTTATGTGGATGAATATAACCTGGATAGCCTTGGTTATATGGAAGGTCTGAAAGCAAAATTAAAGGTCAAGGTTTCGGCTAGGCAGGCGGTTTAA
- the fliD gene encoding flagellar filament capping protein FliD, with protein MPAFSIPGLSSGQDTNQIVKKLVELEAKPIRRLERQNGFNQAQVKAWSDLKTLTTDLQNKTREIISFTAPFATKSIVSDPEGVITGDAARSASSGKRKIEVKDLATFHQISGDPIDSERKIPAGTFKVLSGEIEKEIEFQGGTIRDLYLTIRTAAAGIVQPTIVKVDQDKTVLTLAASQSGKDNQLKFDDPNGVLKAASLVGGMLPQDPPQSFYLPWEASQTNPFQPDKYGMTANSKPTFIAADPEKKEPSKIKLSSKQAFQFHVDAKEGKKGARIEATLSEPLEEGETISLGVIYDQDEQDKVFLETAYHKEGKVRVTFKSNMDGKKIHKVIVINQTGKEKEFSNFRFVLPAEFNGAKPAKTIVEAKDAVFLVDGIEITRPKNEGLTDVLDGVLLNLNKKSEGGPATVDIKVDSAKGIRMIKEFIEAYNNVLKYSKDATAVNREAGVSDSKLEDPDITRSFWEGKTKTGILAGENSVIRLVAGMKTVTTSSFPAYPSSEIRTLSDVGISTGDVGSKWADIQEGLLSLDEAKLAAKLAENPDAVRHLFAQDTNSDARMDTGVGVNLVEHLKPYTQFAGGLVTSKIKLLEEQVSDNNKKIKNFESHLMSYEKKLKEKFLYMEQGVGRNKAVGSYLNNNLSRGQGGDDK; from the coding sequence ATGCCCGCATTCTCTATTCCGGGACTGAGTTCCGGCCAGGATACGAACCAAATCGTAAAAAAACTGGTAGAGCTGGAAGCAAAGCCGATTCGCCGTTTGGAGAGACAAAACGGTTTTAATCAGGCTCAGGTCAAGGCATGGTCCGATCTTAAAACTTTAACTACAGACCTCCAAAACAAAACTAGAGAAATTATTTCTTTCACGGCACCTTTTGCAACTAAATCAATCGTTTCCGATCCGGAAGGTGTGATCACTGGAGATGCTGCACGTTCTGCGAGCAGCGGAAAACGTAAGATCGAAGTGAAAGACCTCGCTACATTTCATCAAATCTCAGGCGACCCTATCGATTCGGAGAGAAAGATACCTGCAGGGACTTTCAAAGTACTTTCAGGAGAGATAGAGAAGGAGATAGAGTTTCAAGGTGGAACTATCCGAGATCTGTATCTTACAATCCGAACAGCTGCGGCTGGGATCGTGCAACCTACTATTGTAAAAGTGGACCAGGATAAAACTGTCTTAACGTTAGCAGCTTCTCAATCCGGTAAAGATAATCAATTGAAGTTTGATGATCCAAATGGAGTGCTTAAAGCCGCTTCTCTTGTGGGTGGAATGCTTCCTCAAGATCCACCTCAGTCTTTTTATCTTCCTTGGGAAGCAAGTCAAACGAATCCTTTTCAGCCGGATAAGTATGGAATGACTGCGAATTCTAAGCCGACATTTATTGCGGCAGATCCTGAGAAAAAAGAACCTTCTAAAATCAAATTGAGTTCAAAACAAGCATTCCAATTCCATGTGGATGCAAAAGAAGGAAAGAAGGGAGCAAGAATTGAAGCTACCCTTTCCGAACCTTTGGAAGAAGGCGAAACAATTTCCTTGGGTGTGATCTATGATCAGGACGAGCAAGACAAAGTATTTTTAGAGACCGCCTATCATAAAGAAGGGAAAGTCCGTGTTACTTTCAAATCTAATATGGATGGGAAGAAGATCCATAAGGTAATTGTAATTAATCAAACAGGAAAGGAAAAAGAATTTTCAAATTTCAGATTTGTACTTCCTGCTGAATTTAATGGCGCCAAACCTGCGAAAACAATTGTAGAAGCTAAGGATGCAGTTTTTTTAGTAGATGGAATAGAGATAACTCGACCTAAGAACGAGGGCCTGACTGATGTTTTGGATGGAGTTCTGCTGAACCTGAACAAGAAGAGCGAAGGTGGCCCCGCCACCGTGGACATCAAAGTGGATTCCGCAAAAGGGATCCGAATGATCAAAGAATTTATAGAGGCATATAATAATGTTCTAAAATACTCTAAGGATGCAACTGCGGTTAATAGAGAAGCTGGAGTTAGCGATTCTAAATTGGAAGATCCAGATATTACCAGATCTTTCTGGGAAGGAAAAACTAAAACAGGTATTTTAGCCGGAGAAAACTCAGTCATCCGTTTGGTCGCGGGAATGAAGACCGTAACCACTTCTTCTTTTCCTGCGTATCCAAGCTCGGAGATCAGAACACTTTCAGATGTTGGAATTTCAACAGGAGATGTCGGAAGTAAATGGGCCGATATCCAAGAAGGTCTTCTATCCTTGGATGAGGCAAAACTTGCAGCAAAACTTGCTGAAAATCCTGACGCAGTCCGTCATTTATTCGCACAAGATACGAACTCTGATGCCAGAATGGACACCGGCGTCGGCGTAAATCTAGTAGAACATTTGAAACCTTATACTCAGTTCGCTGGTGGACTGGTTACAAGTAAGATAAAGTTATTGGAAGAACAAGTCTCCGATAATAATAAGAAAATCAAAAACTTCGAATCACATCTAATGAGTTACGAGAAAAAACTTAAAGAAAAGTTCCTATATATGGAACAGGGTGTGGGTAGAAACAAAGCAGTCGGCTCCTACCTGAATAATAATCTCAGTAGGGGACAGGGCGGAGACGATAAATAA